A stretch of the Xiphias gladius isolate SHS-SW01 ecotype Sanya breed wild chromosome 21, ASM1685928v1, whole genome shotgun sequence genome encodes the following:
- the slc25a34 gene encoding solute carrier family 25 member 34 isoform X3: MRDHSAFCVSPCENIKMFLPFSWILGTSEWTPFDPNPIDCFLRGLVGACGISVLCNLMRVYHFIQTCSDSETESKRRSSSPINPLRGNWRTALQFWSLTLLLSLVGSRVSSLIVLEFSLRAVSAWSSAGMDANGRSLGLDLLLIQCQFSLGCCLTCTLVFLHQGAPHSSLSLFLAAALGWALASVSHSLWSHVARLYPLHSKERYCGKCITLLTSGHTILASLQRVVVLAFALANLASTATVYDHFLSQKDALKFWTPLTLCYTMLVVYIQEDQQRHTGAEALLHTVVLRLGALLVLMLTVGDWFDVLHVFVTFLGEAACLLPSQDLLQAVLKEEGETTLSKYE, encoded by the exons ATGAGAGACCATagtgctttttgtgtgtctccttgtgaaaacataaaaatgtttctcCCCTTCTCTTGGATCCTGGGAACTTCTGAATGGACGCCTTTTGATCCAAACCCAATTGATTGTTTTCTTCGAG GTCTTGTGGGTGCATGTGGAATATCAGTGCTGTGCAACCTGATGAGAGTTTACCACTTCATTCAAACATGCAG TGATTCTGAAACTGAAAGTAAACGGAGGTCATCCTCACCCATCAATCCTCTGAGAGGGAACTGGAGGACAGCGCTCCAGTTCTGGTCCCTGACGCTCCTCTTGTCTTTGGTGGGCTCGAGGGTTTCCTCTCTCATAGTGCTGGAGTTTTCTCTCAGAGCTGTTTCTGCCTGGTCGTCAGCAGGAATG GATGCCAATGGCAGAAGCCTAGGCCTGGACCTCCTCCTGATCCAGTGCCAGTTTTCCCTGGGTTGCTGCTTGACCTGTACTCTGGTCTTCCTCCATCAGGGGGCTCCACACAGCTCCCTCAGCTTGTTTCTGGCAGCTGCTCTCGGCTGGGCACTGGCAAGTGTCAGCCACAGTCTGTGGAGCCATGTGGCCAGACTCTACCCACTGCATAGCAAAGAGCGCTACTGTGGGAAATGCATCACCCTCCTGACCTCCGGACACACAATACTGGCTTCCCTGCAAAGAGTGGTTGTCCTGGCTTTTGCTCTAGCAAATTTGGCTTCCACTGCCACGGTTTATGACCACTTCCTGTCCCAGAAGGATGCTCTAAAGTTTTGGACTCCACTGACACTCTGCTACACAATGCTAGTGGTCTATATTCAAG AGGATCAGCAGCGGCATACTGGAGCAGAGGCTCTCTTGCACACTGTAGTGCTGCGACTGGGAGCCTTACTTGTGCTCATGCTGACAGTGGGCGACTGGTTTGATGTCCTCCACGTCTTTGTCACTTTCTTGGGTGAAGCAGCCTGTCTGCTACCCTCCCAGGACCTCCTGCAGGCTGTGTTGAAG GAAGAGGGGGAAACAACCCTGAGCAAATATGAATAG
- the slc25a34 gene encoding solute carrier family 25 member 34 isoform X2: protein MRDHSAFCVSPCENIKMFLPFSWILGTSEWTPFDPNPIDCFLRGLVGACGISVLCNLMRVYHFIQTCSDSETESKRRSSSPINPLRGNWRTALQFWSLTLLLSLVGSRVSSLIVLEFSLRAVSAWSSAGMDANGRSLGLDLLLIQCQFSLGCCLTCTLVFLHQGAPHSSLSLFLAAALGWALASVSHSLWSHVARLYPLHSKERYCGKCITLLTSGHTILASLQRVVVLAFALANLASTATVYDHFLSQKDALKFWTPLTLCYTMLVVYIQEDQQRHTGAEALLHTVVLRLGALLVLMLTVGDWFDVLHVFVTFLGEAACLLPSQDLLQAVLKVCMNKLFHSKTC from the exons ATGAGAGACCATagtgctttttgtgtgtctccttgtgaaaacataaaaatgtttctcCCCTTCTCTTGGATCCTGGGAACTTCTGAATGGACGCCTTTTGATCCAAACCCAATTGATTGTTTTCTTCGAG GTCTTGTGGGTGCATGTGGAATATCAGTGCTGTGCAACCTGATGAGAGTTTACCACTTCATTCAAACATGCAG TGATTCTGAAACTGAAAGTAAACGGAGGTCATCCTCACCCATCAATCCTCTGAGAGGGAACTGGAGGACAGCGCTCCAGTTCTGGTCCCTGACGCTCCTCTTGTCTTTGGTGGGCTCGAGGGTTTCCTCTCTCATAGTGCTGGAGTTTTCTCTCAGAGCTGTTTCTGCCTGGTCGTCAGCAGGAATG GATGCCAATGGCAGAAGCCTAGGCCTGGACCTCCTCCTGATCCAGTGCCAGTTTTCCCTGGGTTGCTGCTTGACCTGTACTCTGGTCTTCCTCCATCAGGGGGCTCCACACAGCTCCCTCAGCTTGTTTCTGGCAGCTGCTCTCGGCTGGGCACTGGCAAGTGTCAGCCACAGTCTGTGGAGCCATGTGGCCAGACTCTACCCACTGCATAGCAAAGAGCGCTACTGTGGGAAATGCATCACCCTCCTGACCTCCGGACACACAATACTGGCTTCCCTGCAAAGAGTGGTTGTCCTGGCTTTTGCTCTAGCAAATTTGGCTTCCACTGCCACGGTTTATGACCACTTCCTGTCCCAGAAGGATGCTCTAAAGTTTTGGACTCCACTGACACTCTGCTACACAATGCTAGTGGTCTATATTCAAG AGGATCAGCAGCGGCATACTGGAGCAGAGGCTCTCTTGCACACTGTAGTGCTGCGACTGGGAGCCTTACTTGTGCTCATGCTGACAGTGGGCGACTGGTTTGATGTCCTCCACGTCTTTGTCACTTTCTTGGGTGAAGCAGCCTGTCTGCTACCCTCCCAGGACCTCCTGCAGGCTGTGTTGAAGGTCTGTATGAATAAGCTCTTCCACTCAAAAACTTGTTAG
- the slc25a34 gene encoding solute carrier family 25 member 34 isoform X5, translated as MRDHSAFCVSPCENIKMFLPFSWILGTSEWTPFDPNPIDCFLRGLVGACGISVLCNLMRVYHFIQTCSDSETESKRRSSSPINPLRGNWRTALQFWSLTLLLSLVGSRVSSLIVLEFSLRAVSAWSSAGMDANGRSLGLDLLLIQCQFSLGCCLTCTLVFLHQGAPHSSLSLFLAAALGWALASVSHSLWSHVARLYPLHSKERYCGKCITLLTSGHTILASLQRVVVLAFALANLASTATVYDHFLSQKDALKFWTPLTLCYTMLVVYIQDYKRDTSQDTADNIMKDLVPQQ; from the exons ATGAGAGACCATagtgctttttgtgtgtctccttgtgaaaacataaaaatgtttctcCCCTTCTCTTGGATCCTGGGAACTTCTGAATGGACGCCTTTTGATCCAAACCCAATTGATTGTTTTCTTCGAG GTCTTGTGGGTGCATGTGGAATATCAGTGCTGTGCAACCTGATGAGAGTTTACCACTTCATTCAAACATGCAG TGATTCTGAAACTGAAAGTAAACGGAGGTCATCCTCACCCATCAATCCTCTGAGAGGGAACTGGAGGACAGCGCTCCAGTTCTGGTCCCTGACGCTCCTCTTGTCTTTGGTGGGCTCGAGGGTTTCCTCTCTCATAGTGCTGGAGTTTTCTCTCAGAGCTGTTTCTGCCTGGTCGTCAGCAGGAATG GATGCCAATGGCAGAAGCCTAGGCCTGGACCTCCTCCTGATCCAGTGCCAGTTTTCCCTGGGTTGCTGCTTGACCTGTACTCTGGTCTTCCTCCATCAGGGGGCTCCACACAGCTCCCTCAGCTTGTTTCTGGCAGCTGCTCTCGGCTGGGCACTGGCAAGTGTCAGCCACAGTCTGTGGAGCCATGTGGCCAGACTCTACCCACTGCATAGCAAAGAGCGCTACTGTGGGAAATGCATCACCCTCCTGACCTCCGGACACACAATACTGGCTTCCCTGCAAAGAGTGGTTGTCCTGGCTTTTGCTCTAGCAAATTTGGCTTCCACTGCCACGGTTTATGACCACTTCCTGTCCCAGAAGGATGCTCTAAAGTTTTGGACTCCACTGACACTCTGCTACACAATGCTAGTGGTCTATATTCAAG ATTACAAAAGAGACACAAGTCAGGACACAGCCGACAACATAATGAAAGACTTAGTGCCACAACAATAG
- the slc25a34 gene encoding solute carrier family 25 member 34 isoform X1, which yields MTTAQLLETSSKESVFGAQPSQRMASTVSAVPHGVFGPSPPPPAVWPPLDFALGALACCAACVFTNPLEVVKTRLQLQGELRARGSYQRHYRGVLQALWVVGRTDGLRGLQKGLSVGLIYQGVMNGVRLGSYSYCEALGITSFHGGSLLSGAGAGALGAFIASPAYLVKTHLQAQTVEAIAVGHQHNHLGVSDAFLTIYRREGLIGLWRGVNGAVPRVMVGSAAQLATFTSAKDWLSHSQWFSPNSWLTALIAAMISGVAVAITMTPFDVISTRLYNQPVDEFRRGRLYHGFSDCMLKVCQAEGLLGLYKGMGPVFLRLAPHTVLSMLFWDLMRHRAVKDNQGQGRS from the exons ATGACCACTGCCCAGTTACTGGAAACTTCATCCAAAGAGTCTGTGTTTGGTGCCCAGCCTTCCCAAAGGATGGCGTCCACTGTGTCCGCAGTCCCCCATGGTGTATTTGGCCCCTCGCCCCCCCCTCCAGCTGTCTGGCCTCCTCTGGACTTCGCCCTGGGTGCTCTTGCCTGCTGCGCAGCCTGTGTGTTCACCAATCCCCTGGAGGTTGTGAAGACTCGTCTGCAGCTTCAGGGAGAGCTGCGTGCACGGGGATCCTACCAGAGACACTACCGTGGAGTCCTGCAGGCCCTCTGGGTGGTGGGCCGCACAGACGGGCTCCGGGGCCTGCAGAAGGGGCTCTCAGTCGGGCTGATCTACCAGGGTGTGATGAACGGTGTGAGGCTGGGCTCCTACTCCTATTGTGAAGCTCTGGGTATCACCTCATTCCATGGGGGGAGTCTGCTGTCAGGGGCAGGGGCTGGGGCGCTGGGTGCCTTCATTGCCTCTCCTGCCTACCTG GTGAAGACCCATCTGCAAGCTCAAACTGTGGAAGCCATAGCAGTAGGTCACCAGCATAACCATCTG ggAGTCTCTGATGCGTTTCTGACTATCTATAGAAGAGAAGGTTTAATTGGTCTTTGGAGGGGTGTGAATGGGGCTGTGCCTCGCGTCATGGTGGGATCAGCTGCTCAACTGGCAACCTTCACCTCGGCCAAGGACTGGCTGTCGCATTCCCAG tgGTTCAGTCCAAACAGCTGGCTCACGGCTTTGATAGCTGCCATGATCAGTGGAGTCGCTGTGGCTATAACCATGACACCATTTGACGTCATTAGTACGAGGCTCTACAACCAGCCGGTGGATGAGTTTCGTAGG GGACGTCTGTACCATGGATTTTCAGACTGTATGCTGAAGGTGTGCCAAGCTGAGGGCCTGTTGGGTTTGTACAAAGGCATGGGCCCTGTCTTCCTGCGCTTGGCCCCACACACAGTGCTCAGCATGCTGTTCTGGGATCTGATGAGGCATCGGGCAGTGAAGGACAACCAGGGCCAGGGAAGGAGCTAA
- the slc25a34 gene encoding solute carrier family 25 member 34 isoform X4 codes for MASTVSAVPHGVFGPSPPPPAVWPPLDFALGALACCAACVFTNPLEVVKTRLQLQGELRARGSYQRHYRGVLQALWVVGRTDGLRGLQKGLSVGLIYQGVMNGVRLGSYSYCEALGITSFHGGSLLSGAGAGALGAFIASPAYLVKTHLQAQTVEAIAVGHQHNHLGVSDAFLTIYRREGLIGLWRGVNGAVPRVMVGSAAQLATFTSAKDWLSHSQWFSPNSWLTALIAAMISGVAVAITMTPFDVISTRLYNQPVDEFRRGRLYHGFSDCMLKVCQAEGLLGLYKGMGPVFLRLAPHTVLSMLFWDLMRHRAVKDNQGQGRS; via the exons ATGGCGTCCACTGTGTCCGCAGTCCCCCATGGTGTATTTGGCCCCTCGCCCCCCCCTCCAGCTGTCTGGCCTCCTCTGGACTTCGCCCTGGGTGCTCTTGCCTGCTGCGCAGCCTGTGTGTTCACCAATCCCCTGGAGGTTGTGAAGACTCGTCTGCAGCTTCAGGGAGAGCTGCGTGCACGGGGATCCTACCAGAGACACTACCGTGGAGTCCTGCAGGCCCTCTGGGTGGTGGGCCGCACAGACGGGCTCCGGGGCCTGCAGAAGGGGCTCTCAGTCGGGCTGATCTACCAGGGTGTGATGAACGGTGTGAGGCTGGGCTCCTACTCCTATTGTGAAGCTCTGGGTATCACCTCATTCCATGGGGGGAGTCTGCTGTCAGGGGCAGGGGCTGGGGCGCTGGGTGCCTTCATTGCCTCTCCTGCCTACCTG GTGAAGACCCATCTGCAAGCTCAAACTGTGGAAGCCATAGCAGTAGGTCACCAGCATAACCATCTG ggAGTCTCTGATGCGTTTCTGACTATCTATAGAAGAGAAGGTTTAATTGGTCTTTGGAGGGGTGTGAATGGGGCTGTGCCTCGCGTCATGGTGGGATCAGCTGCTCAACTGGCAACCTTCACCTCGGCCAAGGACTGGCTGTCGCATTCCCAG tgGTTCAGTCCAAACAGCTGGCTCACGGCTTTGATAGCTGCCATGATCAGTGGAGTCGCTGTGGCTATAACCATGACACCATTTGACGTCATTAGTACGAGGCTCTACAACCAGCCGGTGGATGAGTTTCGTAGG GGACGTCTGTACCATGGATTTTCAGACTGTATGCTGAAGGTGTGCCAAGCTGAGGGCCTGTTGGGTTTGTACAAAGGCATGGGCCCTGTCTTCCTGCGCTTGGCCCCACACACAGTGCTCAGCATGCTGTTCTGGGATCTGATGAGGCATCGGGCAGTGAAGGACAACCAGGGCCAGGGAAGGAGCTAA
- the fbxo42 gene encoding F-box only protein 42 isoform X2, with product MSRSPDNEDGCFVAMDTEDDGTDTAGITEDVEAKMGSYGQEGNMDSGAKAGGRTMVELPEEVLEYILSFLSPYQEHKTAALVCKQWYRLIKGVAYQCYHGFLRAVQEGNIQWESRTYPYPGTPITQRFSHSACYYDSNQSMYVFGGCTQSSCNAAFNDLWRLDLNSKEWIRPLASGSYPSPKAGATLVMHKDLLVLFGGWTRPSPYPLHQPERFFDEIHTYSPSKNWWNCIVTTHGPPPMAGHSSSVIGNTMVVFGGSLGARQMSNEVWVLDLEQWSWSKPPISGPSPHPRGGQSQIVIDDQTLLILGGCGGPNALLKDAWLLHMNAPPWRWQQLQVENEDHGAPELWCHPACRVGQCVVVFSQAPSGRAPLSPSLNSRPSPISATPAPLGPEPSSLRSQSPVRSGAAGVVLGAVEEAPCVNGRWGTLRPRPSVRGSARDASPSSSQQQSPSQGPDSPPLPPLPPLLNGSSPSPRTSPAQAASPPSRPHLPASTDYGWESPPSASHHPEVPSTNGLHTPPAGSPRTPPGAVSPAALRRGLEAVKNKSSSSLPSSSSSSSLQTQGASPGGGSGGGGGGPPGTPPSSSSSPPQAAGSDGHAIPPIARRLGHHPPQSLNVGKPLYQSLNCKPMQMYVLDVSRAKSAGVVSWRVYGNGTPAAVTGPPETSLHTVVQGRGELIIFGGLMDKKQNVKYYPKTNALYFVRAKREELGKNVRW from the exons ATGTCCCGCTCCCCTGACAATGAGGATGGATGCTTTGTTGCCATGGATACAGAAGACGATGGTACGGATACTGCAGGGATAACAGAAGATGTAGAGGCAAAGATGGGGTCCTACGGACAAGAAGGGAACATGGACAGTGGTGCCAAAGCAGGGGGGAGAACAATGGTGGAATTGCCAGAGGAAGTTCTCGAATATATTCTATCCTTCCTCTCACCTTACCAGGAGCACAAGACTGCTGCGCTTGTATGTAAGCAGTGGTATCGTCTCATTAAAG GTGTTGCTTATCAGTGCTACCACGGTTTCTTGAGAGCTGTCCAGGAGGGAAATATCCAGTGGGAAAGTCGCACATATCCATATCCAGGAACCCCTATCACTCAGCGCTTCTCACACA GTGCATGTTATTATGACTCAAACCAGTCCATGTATGTGTTTGGGGGTTGCACTCAGAGTAGCTGCAATGCTGCCTTCAATGATCTGTGGAGACTTGACCTCAACAGCAAGGAGTGGATCCGCCCTTTAGCCTCAG gCTCCTATCCATCTCCTAAAGCTGGAGCAACTTTAGTGATGCACAAAGATCTGTTAGTGCTCTTTGGGGGGTGGACTCGCCCCAGCCCTTATCCACTGCACCAACCTGAAAGGTTTTTTGATGAAATCCACACCTACTCTCCTTCAAAGAACTG GTGGAACTGTATCGTAACAACACATGGACCTCCACCTATGGCTGGTCACTCTTCCTCTGTAATTGGAAACACCATGGTGGTGTTCGGAGGATCATTAGGAGCACGtcaaat GAGTAATGAAGTCTGGGTTCTGGATCTGGAGCAGTGGTCTTGGTCCAAACCACCCATATCTGGCCCATCACCACACCCACGAGGAGGCCAGTCACAA ATTGTCATTGATGATCAGACGTTGCTCATCTTGGGAGGATGTGGTGGCCCTAATGCA CTCCTTAAAGATGCCTGGCTCCTCCACATGAATGCACCACCATGGAGatggcagcagctgcaggtggaaAACGAGGACCACGGAGCCCCGGAACTTTGGTGTCACCCAGCTTGTAGA GTGGGCCAGTGTGTGGTGGTTTTCTCACAGGCTCCATCTGGCCGTGCACCGCTCAGCCCAAGTCTTAACTCTCGGCCCTCCCCCATAAGTGCCACACCTGCCCCTCTTGGCCCCGAACCGTCTTCCCTGCGTTCTCAGTCACCTGTTCGGAGCGGGGCTGCTGGTGTTGTCCTGGGAGCTGTTGAAGAGGCTCCATGTGTAAATGGTCGATGGGGAACGCTGAGACCTCGGCCTTCAGTGAGAGGGAGTGCCAGAGATGCAAGCCCATCCTCGTCCCAACAGCAATCTCCTTCACAAGGCCCAGACAGCCCTCCTCTTCCACCACTTCCTCCATTATTAAATGGATCCTCACCTTCACCCCGGACCAGCCCAGCCCAGGCTGCATCTCCTCCCTCTCGCCCCCACCTGCCTGCCTCTACTGACTATGGCTGGGAGTCTCCCCCTTCTGCCTCTCACCACCCTGAGGTGCCCAGCACTAACGGCTTGCATACACCTCCTGCAGGCTCCCCCCGCACTCCCCCAGGAGCAGTGTCCCCAGCTGCCTTAAGACGAGGTCTGGAGgcagtgaaaaataaatcttcctCATCTTtaccatcttcatcatcatcgtctTCCCTTCAGACACAGGGAGCTTCTCCTGGAGGAGgaagtggtggaggaggaggaggtcctCCCGGAACCCCTCCCTCATCGTCCTCCAGCCCTCCACAGGCCGCTGGATCTGATGGACATGCTATTCCCCCTATTGCACGGCGTCTAGGCCATCACCCACCTCAGAGTCTGAATGTAGGAAAACCTCTGTACCAGTCGCTCAACTGCAAGCCCATGCAGATGTATGTGCTGGATGTGTCCCGGGCCAAATCTGCCGGGGTGGTGTCCTGGAGAGTTTATGGGAACGGGACTCCTGCAGCAGTTACAGGGCCACCGGAGACCAGCCTTCACACAGTGGTACAGGGCAGGGGAGAGCTCATCATTTTTGGAGGCCTCATGGACAAAAAGCAGAATGTGAAGTACTACCCTAAAACCAACGCCTTGTACTTTGTACGTGCTAAAAG AGAGGAACTCGGGAAGAACGTACGCTGGTGA
- the fbxo42 gene encoding F-box only protein 42 isoform X1, producing MSRSPDNEDGCFVAMDTEDDGTDTAGITEDVEAKMGSYGQEGNMDSGAKAGGRTMVELPEEVLEYILSFLSPYQEHKTAALVCKQWYRLIKGVAYQCYHGFLRAVQEGNIQWESRTYPYPGTPITQRFSHSACYYDSNQSMYVFGGCTQSSCNAAFNDLWRLDLNSKEWIRPLASGSYPSPKAGATLVMHKDLLVLFGGWTRPSPYPLHQPERFFDEIHTYSPSKNWWNCIVTTHGPPPMAGHSSSVIGNTMVVFGGSLGARQMSNEVWVLDLEQWSWSKPPISGPSPHPRGGQSQIVIDDQTLLILGGCGGPNALLKDAWLLHMNAPPWRWQQLQVENEDHGAPELWCHPACRVGQCVVVFSQAPSGRAPLSPSLNSRPSPISATPAPLGPEPSSLRSQSPVRSGAAGVVLGAVEEAPCVNGRWGTLRPRPSVRGSARDASPSSSQQQSPSQGPDSPPLPPLPPLLNGSSPSPRTSPAQAASPPSRPHLPASTDYGWESPPSASHHPEVPSTNGLHTPPAGSPRTPPGAVSPAALRRGLEAVKNKSSSSLPSSSSSSSLQTQGASPGGGSGGGGGGPPGTPPSSSSSPPQAAGSDGHAIPPIARRLGHHPPQSLNVGKPLYQSLNCKPMQMYVLDVSRAKSAGVVSWRVYGNGTPAAVTGPPETSLHTVVQGRGELIIFGGLMDKKQNVKYYPKTNALYFVRAKR from the exons ATGTCCCGCTCCCCTGACAATGAGGATGGATGCTTTGTTGCCATGGATACAGAAGACGATGGTACGGATACTGCAGGGATAACAGAAGATGTAGAGGCAAAGATGGGGTCCTACGGACAAGAAGGGAACATGGACAGTGGTGCCAAAGCAGGGGGGAGAACAATGGTGGAATTGCCAGAGGAAGTTCTCGAATATATTCTATCCTTCCTCTCACCTTACCAGGAGCACAAGACTGCTGCGCTTGTATGTAAGCAGTGGTATCGTCTCATTAAAG GTGTTGCTTATCAGTGCTACCACGGTTTCTTGAGAGCTGTCCAGGAGGGAAATATCCAGTGGGAAAGTCGCACATATCCATATCCAGGAACCCCTATCACTCAGCGCTTCTCACACA GTGCATGTTATTATGACTCAAACCAGTCCATGTATGTGTTTGGGGGTTGCACTCAGAGTAGCTGCAATGCTGCCTTCAATGATCTGTGGAGACTTGACCTCAACAGCAAGGAGTGGATCCGCCCTTTAGCCTCAG gCTCCTATCCATCTCCTAAAGCTGGAGCAACTTTAGTGATGCACAAAGATCTGTTAGTGCTCTTTGGGGGGTGGACTCGCCCCAGCCCTTATCCACTGCACCAACCTGAAAGGTTTTTTGATGAAATCCACACCTACTCTCCTTCAAAGAACTG GTGGAACTGTATCGTAACAACACATGGACCTCCACCTATGGCTGGTCACTCTTCCTCTGTAATTGGAAACACCATGGTGGTGTTCGGAGGATCATTAGGAGCACGtcaaat GAGTAATGAAGTCTGGGTTCTGGATCTGGAGCAGTGGTCTTGGTCCAAACCACCCATATCTGGCCCATCACCACACCCACGAGGAGGCCAGTCACAA ATTGTCATTGATGATCAGACGTTGCTCATCTTGGGAGGATGTGGTGGCCCTAATGCA CTCCTTAAAGATGCCTGGCTCCTCCACATGAATGCACCACCATGGAGatggcagcagctgcaggtggaaAACGAGGACCACGGAGCCCCGGAACTTTGGTGTCACCCAGCTTGTAGA GTGGGCCAGTGTGTGGTGGTTTTCTCACAGGCTCCATCTGGCCGTGCACCGCTCAGCCCAAGTCTTAACTCTCGGCCCTCCCCCATAAGTGCCACACCTGCCCCTCTTGGCCCCGAACCGTCTTCCCTGCGTTCTCAGTCACCTGTTCGGAGCGGGGCTGCTGGTGTTGTCCTGGGAGCTGTTGAAGAGGCTCCATGTGTAAATGGTCGATGGGGAACGCTGAGACCTCGGCCTTCAGTGAGAGGGAGTGCCAGAGATGCAAGCCCATCCTCGTCCCAACAGCAATCTCCTTCACAAGGCCCAGACAGCCCTCCTCTTCCACCACTTCCTCCATTATTAAATGGATCCTCACCTTCACCCCGGACCAGCCCAGCCCAGGCTGCATCTCCTCCCTCTCGCCCCCACCTGCCTGCCTCTACTGACTATGGCTGGGAGTCTCCCCCTTCTGCCTCTCACCACCCTGAGGTGCCCAGCACTAACGGCTTGCATACACCTCCTGCAGGCTCCCCCCGCACTCCCCCAGGAGCAGTGTCCCCAGCTGCCTTAAGACGAGGTCTGGAGgcagtgaaaaataaatcttcctCATCTTtaccatcttcatcatcatcgtctTCCCTTCAGACACAGGGAGCTTCTCCTGGAGGAGgaagtggtggaggaggaggaggtcctCCCGGAACCCCTCCCTCATCGTCCTCCAGCCCTCCACAGGCCGCTGGATCTGATGGACATGCTATTCCCCCTATTGCACGGCGTCTAGGCCATCACCCACCTCAGAGTCTGAATGTAGGAAAACCTCTGTACCAGTCGCTCAACTGCAAGCCCATGCAGATGTATGTGCTGGATGTGTCCCGGGCCAAATCTGCCGGGGTGGTGTCCTGGAGAGTTTATGGGAACGGGACTCCTGCAGCAGTTACAGGGCCACCGGAGACCAGCCTTCACACAGTGGTACAGGGCAGGGGAGAGCTCATCATTTTTGGAGGCCTCATGGACAAAAAGCAGAATGTGAAGTACTACCCTAAAACCAACGCCTTGTACTTTGTACGTGCTAAAAGGTAA